One genomic region from Bradyrhizobium icense encodes:
- a CDS encoding fumarylacetoacetate hydrolase family protein has protein sequence MPIVTDAAFILPDDFAGAALMGRIWRPDLAGPSVAAIRQDGVFDITEDFPTASQLAAVADPARALRAARGERIGTLQDLLNNTPPDTRDPTRPWLLAPIDLQVIKAAGVTFAISMLERVIEERARGNPDSAEAIRAEVTRIVGTDLSQLKPGSAEAQHIKDVLVSQNAWSQYLEVGIGPDAEVFTKAPVLSAVGTCVDAGLHPKSTWNNPEPEVVLIVTGDGRIVGATLGNDVNLRDFEGRSALLLSKAKDNNASCAIGPFVRFFDAGFTLDDVRRMEISLEVKGPEGFVLHGASSLTQISRDPADIVGQTINENHQYPDGFVLFLGTMFAPIQDRAAKGQGFTHVEGDLVTVATPKLGRLTNRMRHSGDCEPWRFGLADLFAALMRRKGVGRSSN, from the coding sequence ATGCCGATCGTCACAGACGCTGCCTTCATTCTGCCCGACGATTTCGCCGGCGCCGCGCTGATGGGACGCATCTGGCGTCCCGATCTTGCCGGCCCGTCGGTGGCCGCGATCCGCCAGGATGGCGTGTTCGACATCACCGAGGACTTCCCCACCGCCAGCCAGCTTGCCGCCGTCGCCGATCCGGCCCGGGCGCTGCGCGCCGCGCGTGGCGAGCGGATAGGCACGCTGCAGGATCTCTTGAACAACACACCGCCCGACACCCGCGATCCGACCAGGCCGTGGCTGCTCGCCCCGATCGACCTGCAGGTGATCAAGGCTGCCGGCGTTACCTTCGCCATCTCGATGCTGGAGCGGGTGATCGAGGAGCGGGCGCGCGGCAATCCGGATTCGGCCGAGGCGATCCGGGCCGAGGTGACGCGGATCGTCGGCACCGACCTGTCGCAATTGAAGCCGGGTTCAGCCGAAGCGCAGCACATCAAAGACGTGCTGGTTTCCCAGAACGCCTGGAGCCAGTATCTCGAAGTCGGCATCGGTCCGGATGCTGAGGTGTTTACCAAGGCGCCCGTGCTGTCGGCGGTCGGAACCTGCGTGGATGCGGGCCTGCATCCGAAATCGACCTGGAACAATCCGGAGCCGGAGGTGGTGCTGATCGTGACGGGAGACGGCCGTATCGTCGGCGCGACGCTTGGCAACGACGTCAACCTGCGCGACTTCGAGGGACGTTCGGCGCTGCTTCTGTCCAAGGCAAAGGACAACAACGCCTCCTGCGCCATCGGGCCGTTCGTGCGGTTCTTCGACGCGGGATTCACGCTCGACGATGTCAGGAGAATGGAGATATCGCTGGAGGTGAAGGGGCCGGAGGGCTTCGTGCTGCACGGTGCGTCCTCGCTGACCCAGATCAGCCGCGACCCGGCCGACATCGTGGGGCAGACCATCAACGAGAACCATCAATATCCCGACGGCTTCGTGCTGTTCCTCGGCACGATGTTCGCGCCGATCCAGGACCGTGCCGCGAAGGGGCAGGGGTTCACCCATGTGGAAGGCGATCTGGTGACGGTCGCCACGCCCAAACTCGGCCGACTGACCAACCGGATGCGTCACAGCGGCGATTGCGAGCCTTGGCGGTTCGGCTTGGCCGATCTCTTCGCCGCATTGATGCGCCGCAAAGGCGTCGGCCGAAGCAGCAACTAA
- the ctaD gene encoding cytochrome c oxidase subunit I — protein sequence MVDAPSYPNTLPRPSEELAQLEAVWAMPRGWRIITDVNNTVIGLFYAAAAVLFFLLAGILALLMRLQLAVPSNTFLSQEAYNQIFTMHGTVMMFLFAVPVVEAMGILLLPQMLGARDLPFPRLGAYAFWAYLVGGLIFFSTLFFDLAPTGGWFMYPPLTSSQFSPGPGADFWLLGIGFIEISAIAGAIEIIVGVLRTRAPGMTLDQMPMFAWTMLIFAGMIVFAFPAVILATLLLELERAFGWPFFIAARGGDALLWQHLFWFFGHPEVYIIFLPAAGMVSMIVPTMCATPLVGYRLIVVALIATGFFSFGLWVHHMFTTGIPALSLSFFSAASMAVALPSGIQVFAWIATIASGRLRWTTPSLFVLGFLFIFTLGGLTGVMVAMVPFDWQAHDTYFVVAHFHYVLVGGMVFPLFGAFYYWAPAFSRLALSERLGKWIFWLMFAGFNVAFFPMHLTGLMGMPRRVYTYPAVMQWDVLNMISTIGAFLFAAGIAMFLVDMIRNLRPAMSKPAGNIWGGATLEWLPNNVYGPRSIPAVTSAYPLWHHPQLARETEDGRHFLPGSITGLRETIVTSPFDATPQYLLRLPGPGWTPLLAAVLTAAFFMLLTVKAVVLALICGLLGIAMTIVWMWGSDLKPLPSVDIGANLKLPTYATGSLSHAWWAMIVLLLVAGSLYLSYVFSYLYLWTVSPQVWPRPSALAPIAYPVLSALLLVFGSAILEIARHVLPGRSRSSSAFVGLAGLAVAALTGALVIDVFAQWRTGLRPESDAHGAMVYMAAFLQGQLTLAVLVITGFSIARSFAGRLDRKRRVVFENLGLLFHYTVGQGLLGLLLVHGFPRLAG from the coding sequence ATGGTTGACGCGCCCTCCTACCCAAACACACTACCCAGGCCAAGCGAGGAATTGGCTCAGCTCGAAGCGGTATGGGCTATGCCTAGAGGCTGGCGTATTATCACTGACGTCAACAACACGGTGATCGGCCTTTTCTATGCCGCTGCTGCCGTGCTGTTCTTTCTCCTGGCCGGCATCCTCGCACTGCTGATGCGCCTTCAGCTCGCGGTGCCCAGCAATACCTTTCTCAGCCAGGAGGCCTACAACCAGATCTTCACGATGCATGGCACCGTGATGATGTTTCTGTTCGCCGTTCCCGTCGTCGAGGCGATGGGTATCCTTTTGCTTCCCCAGATGCTCGGTGCGCGCGACTTGCCTTTTCCGCGACTCGGCGCTTACGCGTTCTGGGCCTATCTGGTCGGCGGACTGATCTTCTTCAGCACGTTGTTCTTCGATCTCGCGCCAACGGGCGGCTGGTTCATGTATCCGCCGCTGACCAGTTCGCAGTTCTCGCCCGGACCGGGGGCGGACTTCTGGCTCCTGGGTATTGGCTTTATCGAGATCTCGGCGATCGCCGGTGCGATAGAAATCATCGTCGGCGTACTGCGCACCCGGGCACCCGGCATGACCCTCGATCAGATGCCGATGTTCGCCTGGACGATGCTGATCTTCGCCGGCATGATCGTCTTCGCATTCCCGGCCGTGATCCTGGCCACGCTGCTACTCGAACTGGAACGCGCGTTCGGCTGGCCCTTCTTCATCGCCGCGAGGGGCGGCGATGCGTTGCTCTGGCAGCATCTCTTCTGGTTCTTCGGGCATCCGGAAGTATACATCATTTTCCTGCCGGCTGCCGGCATGGTGTCGATGATCGTACCGACCATGTGCGCTACACCACTCGTGGGCTATCGGCTTATCGTCGTGGCGCTGATCGCAACCGGCTTCTTCAGCTTCGGCCTGTGGGTCCACCACATGTTCACCACCGGAATTCCGGCGCTGTCGCTCAGTTTCTTTTCGGCCGCCAGTATGGCGGTGGCGTTACCAAGCGGAATTCAGGTTTTTGCTTGGATCGCGACAATCGCGTCGGGCCGCTTGCGGTGGACGACGCCGTCCCTGTTCGTGCTGGGCTTCCTCTTCATTTTCACGCTCGGCGGCCTCACTGGCGTAATGGTCGCGATGGTCCCGTTCGACTGGCAGGCGCACGACACCTATTTCGTTGTCGCGCATTTCCATTACGTGCTGGTCGGAGGAATGGTGTTTCCGCTGTTCGGTGCATTTTACTACTGGGCGCCGGCATTCAGCCGTCTGGCACTGTCCGAGCGACTTGGAAAGTGGATCTTCTGGCTGATGTTCGCGGGCTTCAACGTCGCGTTCTTTCCGATGCACCTCACCGGCCTGATGGGGATGCCGCGGCGCGTCTATACCTATCCGGCAGTCATGCAATGGGACGTGCTGAACATGATCTCCACGATCGGCGCCTTTCTGTTTGCCGCCGGCATTGCCATGTTTCTGGTCGACATGATTCGAAACCTGCGTCCCGCCATGTCGAAACCAGCCGGCAATATTTGGGGAGGAGCAACCCTCGAGTGGCTGCCCAATAATGTCTATGGACCCCGCAGCATTCCGGCCGTAACCAGTGCATATCCGCTGTGGCATCATCCGCAGCTAGCCAGGGAGACCGAAGACGGGCGGCATTTCTTGCCCGGCTCGATCACCGGTCTGCGCGAAACCATCGTCACTTCGCCCTTCGATGCGACGCCGCAATACCTGCTCCGACTTCCCGGTCCGGGCTGGACGCCGCTCTTGGCGGCGGTGCTCACTGCGGCCTTCTTCATGCTGCTCACCGTCAAGGCGGTGGTGCTTGCGCTGATCTGCGGGCTGCTCGGAATTGCGATGACTATCGTGTGGATGTGGGGTAGCGACTTGAAGCCGCTGCCGTCAGTCGATATCGGAGCGAACCTCAAACTCCCAACCTATGCAACCGGTTCGTTGTCGCATGCCTGGTGGGCCATGATCGTCCTGTTATTGGTCGCCGGTTCGCTGTACCTCTCCTACGTATTTTCCTACCTCTATTTGTGGACCGTCTCACCGCAGGTTTGGCCGAGGCCTTCGGCGCTTGCGCCGATCGCATACCCTGTCTTATCGGCCTTGCTGCTTGTTTTTGGCAGTGCGATCCTCGAAATCGCCCGACATGTTTTGCCCGGAAGGTCTCGCAGCAGTAGCGCTTTCGTAGGACTTGCCGGGCTCGCCGTGGCCGCCCTTACCGGCGCGCTGGTGATCGACGTGTTCGCGCAGTGGCGGACTGGGCTGCGGCCGGAATCCGATGCGCATGGCGCGATGGTCTATATGGCTGCGTTCCTGCAGGGGCAGTTAACCCTTGCGGTTCTGGTCATAACGGGATTTTCGATTGCGCGGAGCTTCGCTGGCCGTCTTGATCGGAAACGACGCGTGGTCTTCGAGAATCTGGGCCTGCTTTTTCACTACACGGTCGGCCAAGGCCTGCTGGGGCTTCTCCTCGTGCACGGATTTCCGAGGCTTGCAGGATGA